tcgatttctctgtcctatcagcaacaacaatagcaatggcaataacaataagaggcaacaaaagtggggaaaatggcctccaggagcaatggattccgtagtgcaggcatcggACCCCTGAAATAAccctataggcaaaaaaaaaaaaaaaaaaaaaacagcaaatgagaaaaaaaaacactatcttgtaataattagagagctgagagctgaaatagctgagctaagagcacaactagctgaacaaactaatacaGTATTACAACAGGGTaggaaaatagctgagctacagaaaacaggaggaagagagaatagaataagtgaggcagaaagcaatccgcaagactgaggatgaattagagaaaactaagaggatCTTAAAAAAGACTAAGAgaggggagtcaggaagtagcacagcaggttaagaatcccggctgagcccccagctccccacctgcagtgaagtcgattcacagtcagtgaagcaggtctacaggtgtctatctttctctacccctctcttcccctactctctccatttctctgtcctatccaacaacaacaatactaacaataaaacaagggcaacaaaagagaataaataaatactaaaaaaaaaaaaaagactaagagatactgataacagagacatatgggatgacttcaaaataagtaatatacggattattggcttgccagaggaagaaagggagggaaaggaagcattctacaggacataatagttgagaacttcctaactttagacaacataaaagacataaaacttcaagaagctcagaaggtcccaaacagaattaaaccagacttaaagacactaagagaccatcatatttagaatgaaaaggaatgagGATAAAATAATAGGAAAGGAAGAGCAAACAGGACCATGGGGGGTAGGGGGAAGAGGCAAATGTATATAAGTAAAGATTAGTAAACCCATGTcttcaactttgggagaactactgaagtttccactggagagaatggggatacagaactctggtggtgggaatggtgcagaattatacacctgttataattctgtaaatcaataaagtcactaataaacttttttttaagtcactggttggggggccaggcagtggtgcagtgggttaagtgcaaagctcaaggacctgcataagaatcctggtttgagagcggagggtagatagcataatggttacgcaaacagactctgatgcctgaggctccgaagtcccaggttcaatcccccgcaccaccataaaccagagctgaacagtgctctggtttaaaaaaaaaaaaaggagcagggccatagcacagcaggttaagcgcacgtggcgcaaagcacaagaaccagaataAGGAATGAGACCAGAAtaaggcggtgaagtaggtctgcagttgtctatctttctctctctctccatttctctctgtcctatctaacaacgatatcatcaacaacaatataacaaaaagaaaaagaatcccggtttgagactccggctccccacttgcagggagtttgcttcacaggcggtgaagcaggtctgcaagtatctatctttctctccctgtctttccctcctctctccatttctctgtcctatccaacaaccacaacagcaataataataacaacaacaacaaagactataaacaagggcaacaaagggaaaaaattaaaatgtttaagtcACTGGTTTAGATACTACAGTAATAAATTCaagaaatcagagttgagcagtagtgcagtgagttaagcacacgtggcataaagcacaagtaTCAGTTTAAGGATCTGAGttggagcctcagctccccaccttcgggggagtcacaagcagtgaagcaggtctgcaggtgtctatctttcttcccctctgtcttcccctcctctcttcatttctctctgtcctagccaacaacaatgacaacaatactaactacaacaataaaacaagggcaacaaaagggaataaatgtttaaaaacttAAATTCAAGGAATCAACAGGTAAATCTGACAGAAAACACAGTTCAATTGCATACTACATTAATCATTCATAAAAATAAGGTAAGATGATAAAGCAGGATGAAAAGTAAGCTTTCACAGAAGTGTCCTGTTCTTTTTTCCttgttacagaaaaaaaataattgcgTAACTTTTATATCCCCCCACTCTGGTCATCACTGTAGCTTCcccactccaggtcaactttttcagacagaaaacgggggtgggggtgggggggggggtgagggagtgTGGGGAGAACACACACtccacaggaccaaagcttcttctgtaagtgtgtgtgtgtggggggggggggggggggggaggcaggcagcAGTGGGCTTAAACCTGAATCATGCCCATGACAAAATTAAGAGCACTATCCAACTGAGGTATTTTGACAGGCCAGGTTATATTTTAATTACAGATAATCGCCAAATATAAAAAGTTGCTCAAATAAGTATTTGTGATAGGTACCATCCTTGCTAATGCTACCTCTACCTTTTTATACTACCTCTACAGTTCCAATGTGTCATACTTTATTGCTCAATTCCTCCTATCACTATTACCAAATTCTCTTTATAATTCATCACAATAAAAGCAACGTCATTATTCTGGTTCAAACCACCCACAGAGTATATCTTCAAATCTAATGCCTGGATATGTTTCCCAAATATATTACATTTTGCTGCCTAGGGAGTTGGTTTTGGAAACATTACACCTGCCATCTGACTTATCAGCACTGCCCACACAAATGACACCAACTTAAAGGCAAGAGTTGCTCTAGAAAATAAAGATATGCTGCTACTGCCATCTGTGGTTTATGCTTGAGTAGCTTCTCTGATGTAAACAAATTGAAGAGTTTACAATTTGCAACTAAGATACAAAGACCTCATCATTTCAAGACAATTTTGAAAGTTAATTCTTAATATTAACTGCAGGGTTTATTTAGTACATGACTAAGAATTTGTGGGTTTATATTTCAACTTATCACATACTACTGCCAGAAACCATAAACTACCttgaatttttttcattgtatAAAAGTGGGCTTTTGTTTTCCTCacactcctcaaaaaaaaaaattcaaaacatatACATGCCTGTGAATCTAATTAAACTCTCTTCTGAAATAGTGACTGCCAATATTAAAACAttctaacattttttaaagacattttttcaAACAAAACCCAGGAGTTTTATATTTTGGTCAGTTTGAGCTCTTCAAGTTTTCAAGATTCAATTAtgcctttaaaaaagtttttaagaagAAGAATTCCAAAGGAGCCTGTTTTCCCGACTTTTCTCTCAGTTTGCTTTCTCAAATGACAACCACTGTAGCTTAGGGATCAAAAGATCTGGTGcagctgggggggtggggagcaattcagatccccagctccccagcaaCCAGCTGAGGAAATCCTTATTAGCTCAACTGTTAATTAGAATTACCAGGTTACATAGTAAAATCTTATTTAAATAAtcaaaaccaagaaaaaaaaatttgtttcctTGAGAAGCTATCCTATGCAAGGTGTTTAATAGCAGGTAtgggaagaaagaataaagaaatacttaTTCTTTCAAATAAAGTTCTCTATTATAGTCACTTCAAAACCATACTGAAAAGCAGATTTAACATCTCAGTAGACAGTTCTATTATCTGTTTGATTCTTAAAAGACGCAAATGTTGAAAAACAGACTGGGTTTGATTCTACAAAATTGTATATACCAGTTCCATTCAGAgatgttttcaatttttaaaataagctgAGCAAAATGTGAAACTAAACCTAGGACTGAAGACACCAAAAATAAAGAACGACACCAAGAATAACCTGCTCAGtatttctttctgacttttcttaAGTCCAGCATTTCTGAACCCTAGTTATCAAAGATCTCCATATACCCTtaagaataaaatttttaaaaagtctggaagGAAATATTTCCTTTTACAACTTACAGTTTTTAATTCAAGGGTCAggcatattaaatcactactgtATGAGTACATTCAGTAGCCATCTCTTTAAAATTGTGTCAAGGACACTAATCCCTTGATGAAATGcaaactgttttttgttttttattcagaACTTGGATTTTTCTGACTGTGAGCTATGAAAGGACTGATTCACACAAAATAACTGCTCATGCAGTCCTACTTTCAAAGAATAGATATGACCAACACTGTAAAATttatcttaaagatttatttctaagAAAGTGAGGAAAAGAATCaatgcatcactctggcaacaTGCCAACaccaggagtttgaactcagGATAACATGCTTTaaatccaaggctttatccaccaaAGAACCTCCCAGGACATGAAAATTTTACTCTAAAAGGCATCTTCCTAATTCTAACTTTAAAGCTAATTATATAATTATCAATAGCTGAAATGCACATGAAAAAACATCAACaccaaaagtttaaaaaaaaaaaaaagccagcaaaatagcttacccaGATAGCACTCCTGCCTTGTCATACAAAGTTATCCTAGTTCAAACCTActgcacagcactggaggaagctcctgtGGTCTGCTTCAAaatgtgtgtgtggcagggtagGGAAGAAACAGCACTATGGCAAGGCCTCTGCTGAAAATAGTATTGTAACAGAGAAGGCAGCACTGTGCAGACTGAAAATTCTTAAGCCAGAAGCTGCCCTCTGAATACAATTAATGAAGAACCAATTTAATCAACACAAATCAGTTACAAAAAGCAAAGTACAAAGTTACAAAAAGCAAAGTAGCGTCTTAATAAAGGATGGAACTCAATCCCAGACCCTCAAAAAATAAGCATCATTAGCAATTTAAAGTCAACTTCAACAGAAATACCAGTAACGCTGTAGATTTGTCAATTTTAATCGACATCCTCCATTAACTGAAACCAGGTATTTTGATCTATTTTCTATTTGCCCCTACaactcccggggggggggggggggggaatgttaaGAATgtggaaatactttttttttttttaactacgtTTACCATTATTTTTCATTACCTTTCCTCCCTGACCATCTATCTACCTTTTAAGTGCTACACAAGCCCAAACAACTTTTTTGCTAGGGAATTCACAATGATCTGCAGACTAGAATGCATGTAATGATCATCTTTTGACTACATAAACCAAAAAATCTAAGAAATTGATTAATGGCAAATCTAGAATTGGAAATACAGTTATCTCACATCTTTGCTGCCCAAATCCCCACTGAATCTTTATCActattcctctttcaattttctttGAAGGTCACAGAACCTACTTTAAAAGTGAGTTTTGTTTGTACCATAGAACAGCACTACagcatgcattttttttaaaaaaaaaaggaagtaaattgaGGTGACTCAGAAATAACTTAAAGTCTCAGAACTGAAAAGCCAAATTGTTGTGGGGGATAAATACTAATTTTCATAGATCAACATCTGAATGGCAGTCATTGCAGGGAAAAAACATGTTGCTTTGTGAACCTTCCATTTCCTCCTTTAAAATTTGTttctataaaatgtttttaatcacTGATAATGGCTTACAACCTTCCTTTACTTGAAGTACTTGTCTTTCCTTGACtcttaaaaagaacaaatgaaataTTTAGCATACGCTTCCTTAACTCATTTATATTTCTTTGGAACCTCAAACAGGAGCAATCCTCTTATCACTGAATGAGAGCTCATGTTTGTTATGAAAAAATACAAGCAACGACTGAAAAATATCTGTGAAGTCAGCACAGGGAATTCCAGGAAGGGTGCATCAAAAGGCTAGGAACTCTTGTTCTGatagaataataaaaacatttaaaggaCTGTAAATTCAGGATCAATGATGTTTTCAGCAgaaaaaaacatttctaaaaCTATCTCCAGCTTTTTTCTCCACGATGCAAATCAAAAGACCTCCTACCTAATAGCTACCTATCTATTACAAATATTTCACCAGGAATGGAAATCAGTTGCTGGTATGGAAATCAGCAGAATTTATTTCTCCAGCTTAGAACTCAAGAAGTTTCATTACTTTTGGGGGGAAAATATTAGGAagtgtaaaagaaaataaatgtctcCAGTAGCCCAAAGACAAAAATTCGAGGGGTGAGGGAGTGTTGGTAATTCTTCTGTAAACATGATAAAGTTACAATGAACATAAACTACGGAACAGTACACAATGCTTAGTGTTtttacacttaaaaataaaataccccaCAACAGTTGAATATTTCCTATTTTGTTTGAAGATCATCCAATTGCCAAAAATCCAACTTTATTTTcaacaaccagaaaaaaaaaaaaaaaaaaaaccttgtagcAACTAAATTGAATCAACAAAAGTATCTGAGCCCTGACAATGTTCGTTTAAATGATTGCAACCAACTGAGCAAATGAGACCGTAAGTGGGAAATTTGATTAGGAGTTAAAATTACAAGTGAGTTCTTTAAAATGTAACCAGTGAAAAAATAACTGCAAATGCAGTTCTTAAGACTTCCCTTACAATATTCTCAAGTATAACAAAGTAAAAACTCATCTATAGACAGGTGGGTAGAGGAAGTATTCATACATCATGAAAATACACTTATCCAGGTTCTCAAACAGATCTAGGGTTGAGTATACAATAAGCATGGTAAATCTTAGACCATGATTTACTACGTTCACATATTAATACCAAGCCAAATCTCCACTTTAAAAGCTTAAAAAGTCAAAAGCCATAAAGAAATCCTTTGTTCGTATGATACTGTCTCCTTCTACCCTAACTGCATTCCAGACTCCTTTGTGAAACGGGATTTTATTGATCTCAAACATGTTCACATTCAGAAATTAGTCTACAAAGGCATCCCTCGAGACTGCCAACCACCTAGATACCCGCATCACAGACATCTTTAAAAAGGACAAgagctttaaaaaatacatctctACTTGGTCAGCAAACATCAACtgaagttaaccaggctctcttCCCGGCAGACTTTTCCCTTGattagtatatttaaaaaaaaaaaaatctactgaacTGGCAGTAAATGTTTGATaggttaataaatacatttaaagcgCTGGTCCATCCATCCGCAGGTCTCTCCCCTTCCACAATTCATTCAGCACGGGGGCGCCTCAATGACATATTTTCAGGTTCCTTTCCCTACACCTGCCAGGTCACTGTCCTGACTGAGAAACTTCTTGCTGAAGCAATTAATTTTTAGTGCCTCCTAACTGTCCCGGGTGTTTGTATTCAATCTGAAATCTGTTACTTGTTAGACACTGCTCGTCCCTACGTTTTTCAGAGAATAGCGAGTTTATGGCGCACAGAGGGGAGGAGGTAGCGATCTCCGAAAAGCCGGCCCTTTATTCGGAAATGAGGAGATGTGAAAGGTGGAAGgcagggcaaataaataaataaatggggtttGCCACAGGAGCGTTTGCCTGCCTGGACGAGCACCCTTTGTAATGCAGGCCTCCCGGGGCTATCGCCTGCGCTAATTGCTCCAGGGCGCTTTCCAAGTTCAAAAGTTCACCTTTTACGACCTCACAAAAGCTCCCTACACGTTACCAATAAAAACATTCCGCCGCAAACACCGAGGAGGGGAAATATCAAACAGATACAAATAAAACATCCCTCAGGGGAGGGGGCGAGCCATCCCAAGAGAAACCCGAGGACGCGTCCGGCCGCGGGGGGCGGCGGGCGAGGGGGGGTGAAGGGCCGCGCCAGGTGATTCTCCGGCCCCGGGTCCGGGTGGAGCACCGGGACGggcgggaggagggaggagggaggaggcggGCGGCCTGTGCCGGCACAAAGTGGTCGCCCCCCCAACCCCAAGCAAAGCGGGGTGCTGAGCACGGAAGGGGCAGCTCCGGGGGGTGGGGTGTGCTGCGGGGcgtgctgcggggctgcggggagcGCGGGGCCGGCCGGGGAAGGCGAAAGGCGGAGAACCCGGGCACCGGGTGTGGCGTGGGGCGCACACGGGGCGCCCCCCTCGGAGACCCCACGGGACAGCGCCCGAAGGAGGCGGGGTTCAGGGGGAACCGGAGGGCACCGGGCAGCAAGAACCCTTCCGGGGAAAAGGCTCCTCAAGGGGACCCCGGGTGGGGAAGGACAGGGGAGGCTGGGAGCTGAGGGAGAGCAGAAGGGGTGCAGGGGGCGGAAGGGAGGCCTGGGGGGTCCGCGCAGAGAACccgggtgggggtagggggattcCCGCAGAGGGAacggggggaggggaggccggagggggaggggaggagggggaaataaaggtcCGGGGCGAGGGACGGGGCAGGGGGCGCGTCCACGCTCCTGGGACCCTGCGGCTGAGAGGAGCGGGCGTCCTGGCGTGGAGAACAGGAGACCCGTTCCGGCCCGGCCCGGGCTCCGCAAGCCCCTCACCCACCGTTGCGCGGCGGCGGAGGGAGCGCGGCGGGCGGCTCCAGGAACCCCGCCGAGCCCCCGCCGCCTCCCCCTCCGCTGGGCGGCCGTTCGTCCCGCTCCATGCGGTGCTGCTCAGGGCCTGCGCTGGGTTCCCTGCTCCGCCATGACCCGCACCCTAGCCGTCGTGGTCGTCGCAGTTCgctggggggagtgggggctgtCAGCGGCCGGCGGGCTCCCGGGCGCCGCGCTCTCAGGGCCCCGAGCCGCCGGCTCCGCGCCCCTCCGCGCCGCGCCCCCTCAGCACTGGCCAGCTCCCTCCCCGACGTCACGCGCCGCAGCCACGCACGGCCCAGCGAGGCATGCTGGGAATCTGAGTCCACCTGGAGAGGCCGGGCACGTAGGACCGCACCAActgcagggaagaaaagaaaaagtcgcCCTGGGAAGGGCAAGGCAAGGCCCTGTCAATGTCACGAATCCTGCGGAAAAAATTCTTCCAACAAGAAGTAATAAAAATTGACTCGGGACTTTGTCGCTACTGTGAGTGATCCCTGGTAAACATCCCTCACGAGTCCTTGTATCCCCCCCAACCCGACAGTGGGTCTTCCCAGGGGGCTGGCTAGCAGGCGAGCCGGAGGAGCACGTGCAATGAAGTCCAGCCCTGGGGGCGGGGCTGGAGGGGGCGGAGCCTGGAGGTATTCACGAGGGTCTTCCTTTGCGGCTTCGGGACAAATTGGACCCGAGATTAAAGGACCGGAGTTTAACTCGAGGTGACTGCGTTCGTATGCAAATGGAATCTATAAAACTCTGCTTTCCGGAGCATTCATTAAAGCCTGTACCTCCGGGTGGGCGGGAAAAACTAGAGtttaccttccttttttttcattatcttcaccccccccctccccgcccaaaGAACCGAATGGCAATCTAAACTCCAAGCCATTCTTTAAAGGTAAAGAAACCTTCAGATTCTAGATCCCCGTGGTTTTGATACCTCATTTACAAACGGCTCCTTATCCACTCTGGTGTATTTTCCCTTCTCAGTCCCCTTATCGAAAATGAAGTTAAAATAAGGGCGAAGTTCAATTGGTAAATCTTCAGCCACACCCTGCTCTCTTCCCGCCTCAGTTTCCCGGGGCAAAATCCCGGGTTTTGCAAAATATCCGCTACAGCTGGCAGAATCCAACTCCTGTGGCCACGAGGTGGCGCGCGTTCTCCAGCCTCGGGGCCTCCCAGGTGTCCTTCAGTAACCCTTCCGGAAAGGATTCATTCAACTGCTGCCTGAGTCGGAGCCCTACCTTGCCTGTTTGAAGACAAAGAACACTGGAGCTTTGCTTTTTTTCGTGCAGCAGTTTCCTGGCTGGCTAGTCATTCCCCACCTCACCAATCCTCTGCCTGCTCCTCAAACTGGTTTGGAATTCCTATCTAATTTGCTCCCTACCCACATTTCTCATCTCACTCTTTCCCTGGCCCTTGGTGCCCAAACACTATAAAGCTTCCCTCCGCTTGAAGGTTCATTACTGACATCGATTAATCCTCTGATGCTCTCTTCCTCTGTGCCTTACACCGTTCTGAGATTTCCACTGACACTATGTTGTCTAGATCACACACCCGCTTTCTGGGGTGACTCTAATATTGTCCCTGTCACACACTGATGAAGTCACCACCCAGCAGTCATGGAGATATCCGATCTCTTGACCAGACACCAGAACCTAACCCTTGGCTGGATTGCCACTGATTTCACCCACCCCGCTCCCAGACTTCTGTTCATCTCTTAAGATCCTATTCTCATTGCAAGGACAATTTCCCTAATATCTCCCACCAGGGAACATCGAgatccccctctgtgttccctaGGGCTCTGAAAACTTATGTAATTGTTTCCCACTATAATTCTCCTGGCCAaagagtgtgtgttgggggtgggggtgtagaaGAGGAGAGATGGGTCTTCCCATCTATATACTCAGTTCTAGCTTCTAAAATGTCTCTAGTGGCCTTCCTGAAGCCAAAACTTCCCTTTCTGTCAATAGCTTCTGGAAGTACTGCCTTCCCTAGGGACTAAGTGACACTGCAGAAATCTCCcagacttcagaggatggagaTTCTAGGTTAACCTTCAAAGGCAACAAGAACTCAGCCAAATGTTCAACCTTTGAATTAGATTCCTCATCCTTCAGGCTCCAGCTCTGCTGTAATATCCTCCCAACAGGCCTACCTGACTAGTTAAATCCCTTTATTCTTACTGTCACCATTATAGCCCCAACTGCTGATTCCAGGACCTGGATGTAGTAGATGATAAATAATTGCCAAAAGggtaaaagaatgaataaaacacAACAGACTTTTTAATGATGATagttttatgtaatttttttttaaatgtttatgtttaatgagaaagataggaggagggagaaaaaaaacagacatcactctggtacatgtgcagccagggatcgaacttgggacctcatgcttgacagtccaatgcttatCCACAACCGATTTTTCTACTTAATAACTGATTCGAGCTTGCTAGTCCTGAACCACAAAGTCCAGGCTTCTGAGTGGGGAAAGACAATAATGATAGTTTCTACCTCATAGAATTATTAAGAAAATTAAAGCAGTGCATGCAAGGCAATTATTCTAAGTCTGACCCAGTAAATGGGAACTGTTACAAATGGggagtgtttttttgttgttgtttgttttgttttttaactctgGCTGTTgttggtgccaaggatcaaacctgggacctcctgtATGCAAGACATGTGCATTACCATTGTGTCAACTCCCTAAAcctaagatttttaaaagagtggTTCAAAGTCCTAGTTACCACCCTTCTGAAACCCCAGCCACTGTCATAAACATACAGGTTCCAGTAACAATGGGACCAATCTCTACACTACACTGGCCCCCCAAGTCCCAAGAAGTTAGCACACTCCCCCAGTTTACAAATAGTTAGGCTCAGAAAGACAACTGAGAAAAGACTCTCTCACCAGCAGCAGGAGTTACAACAGAAAAGCTAGAAAGGAATGTAAGGAGGCATAATCTCAGGAATCCTGAGGCCATAGACCAGACCAAGATACAGCTAAGAACAAAGTACTATAACAGAACAGGAAAGGAAGAAGTAATTGTTAGGGAGAAAGATTTTGTTTTGACTTGTACCTCTACATTTTAAGGAAGAAGAAATTGTTAGGAAAAGACTATAAACAAACTTCCAGCAGGATAGGAAATCAGACATTTACAAAAAACGGCCTAAACCAACCTCAGCACCTGAATAGCAGAGTCCCAAGTCTCCTGGGTAAATAACAAAGGAACACCTGGCTTTTCATCATGTGACTTTCAGGAAGACCTGACCACCTGGCTGGACTGAGGGACCTATGTaataggggaagaaacacagaatCAGGGAGGCTGAATTTGGGCAGGACCCCAGCCTCTACATGCTACCATGTGTTTGCTTGGTTTGATGTttgattttaattaattgatCTTTCTTTCTCAGCACAAATTTGGGTTAGACCATAACTGATGGCAGTAGACAAACTGAGATGCTTGTAAAGGTTTTTATAATTTTAGACGCTATCTCAGAACTAATCAAAGCAAACACTCAGACCCACAATTGCACATAAATGCTACAGTGGGAAGATACCAAGGTTCTCCTGATGTTTTGACAAGTGTGGCAGGGCTCATTAGGATTGGAATACTGATGGAAGATTTTTGGGATAAGGAACATTAAAATAATATGGAAAGGATGAGTTGGAGTGCATCACCTGGACAGAAATGGAGGGTTTCTGGTGCAAGAACAGCATGCGCAAAGGTCCTGGGGCCAAACTGGAACTGAGAGGAGCCATACTGAGCATGCTGAGGAAGAATAAGGGTAGAGAGACCAACAGAAGGGAGAATCAGAGAAGACCCTGGGCTCCTGCAAAGAAACAATCAGCAGGGGACAGTGTTCTCTAGTCACTATTCCAGGGTCCAAACTGAAGGAACCAGTCAGGCTGCCTAGGGAAATAGAATGCTCCCCATCAAGTTCTGTTTGTTTTGAGGATATTTTGTCTACTATTAGAATAagtagaacacatgt
The sequence above is drawn from the Erinaceus europaeus chromosome 10, mEriEur2.1, whole genome shotgun sequence genome and encodes:
- the LOC132540963 gene encoding uncharacterized protein LOC132540963; this translates as MCSWCLAQISFFEQGEFSVGAVLRARPLQVDSDSQHASLGRAWLRRVTSGRELASAEGARRGGARSRRLGALRARRPGARRPLTAPTPPSELRRPRRLGCGSWRSREPSAGPEQHRMERDERPPSGGGGGGGSAGFLEPPAALPPPPRNGFCQDELAELDSGTRKEMRKKGEERKGRKRKKRKKGRKERKEYMTARSSGFVMQAPSPN